The Vigna angularis cultivar LongXiaoDou No.4 chromosome 9, ASM1680809v1, whole genome shotgun sequence DNA window atgattatacgAGAGTATACTATTCCGATCTGGAGTCCGATTCTATActcaaatatcaatattaaacaTCTAAAAGTTGACTTAAAGTATGATTCAGAAATTAAACTTAAATCTGTcctgttttcattttaaattttattaatagataTAATTGTACAGGACATTTGATAtgtgattattatatttgtaatctttattttggttatttttatgttttaggaaaataaaaacaattatatctattttacttataaataaGTGGTTATTCTCTTACGACAAAGggacaaaattgattttgatataaaCGTAGTCATAAACTTGAGTCAAGtctcattttgtttttgtcttccgtaaaagatatttaacttttatcgaaacaaaaagtatttaataGTTATTAGATTAGAAGCATTCACTAATATGCTAAACTCttcttaaatatgtttattttagttattaggAATCCAAATGTTgtacaaaaataagaaagttaaaCACTAGAACAAGATTTGtaaattcattgttttaaagttttagaATGAAGGTAGTGTGAGTCtcttatataaattgaattcaaGTTTCTATATCGAAAATTTGTGACAAGAATTTCAGTGTATTGACAAGAGGAGGTTCAACCACTTTGGAAGTATTCTTGATTTTACATATACATTTTCCTTGCAAATGCTCGTTACTATTGTAGGGAAAATGAGTGTTCTTGCTGGGTTTTAATGTCTATTCATCTTCTAAGAGAAAAGGAGTGTAAAGAAAATGTTTACTAGTCCTTATATATGTATATCACTCTTCCTGTTCCATTAATTCTATCTTAGTGGCTGTTTTGGAAAACAAGAGATGCAAGTCGCATTCAATGTATCGTTTTACCATTTAAAGATAGTTTGAGAAAGAAGAATACTGTATTATAGTGATAGTAACTTCTAAGAAGAAACTGTTATTTGTCTTATGTAATATGATTTCTCTTCTTTCatttgaaaaatgttattgCTCATTATGGTTCAAGTGATATtgtctaataataatatactcTTGAAgctaaatttttttcttcacattCCTCGTCTGAAATTTCATTTGCTCcccatataatttatttatggaaTCATTATAAATCACATGtaatacacataaaaaatatgCGGCCTCAAATAATTCATATACCTAAATCCGAACATACAAATTAGAACATATTAAATTCATCTTACTGCAATAAAATTTGTTGAGTGGATTTAATGAAGAACTATCCTAATTGTTTTCCGCTTGAGATCTTTTGGACAAAATCTCATCCACTGAGTACATTAGAATGCACTGGGTGGATGTCTAAAAGGAATCGTGGTCGTTTAGATGAAGTTTACTGAGCCAAATCTCATACATTGGGCAAATTATGCAAAATCTTAAATTCTATACAATTTTcctaaaatcatttaatttctaattaagtaattcaattattcaatttaaaatgcagtaaaataaaaaatttaaagtctaTTTTGCATGGTAGTAGTATCATTTCCTTTTATATGTCAAACTCAAATTCAATCATAAAACCAATATGAATATcaaatttaatgtatttaactttaaataatacattaacaacttcaaaatcaattatatatcataattcAGAATCAACAATCAACTAACTTTccttactttataatttttgtgtctAGACGATAAAAAGGAAGGGTAGAATGCACCAACACTAGTATGAACCTAGTccaatttattaaaacaattaagacacaaataaaaagttttttatcaacaaaattaaatatattaatagacAATAGGATAATCCCACCAAgtacaaaaagaaaagacacTCTTTCTTGAAAAATGTTTGTCGTggaatctttatatttttttcatgaaaatatcattttcttatCATTAATCAATTTGTGTATTATTTTTCCAAAATCAAAGATCCATCTGCACCTATTaccaaacaaaatttcaatcaatttttgtttcataGGAGAAAGACTAGAATAAGACCTTATGTTAATTTTGAGGGATTTTTGTTAAGAGTTTTGAAGGTCTACTGAGTGTTTTTGTCCACTTGACTTAATTGCAACCTAGGAAACAACATTAACAGGGTGCATTAGGAAAAAACAgcgtataatttaattatttcttttttaaaaatattcaatttcactttttgataacaaataaaatcataaaatattacaattataaaaaaattcattttacgaaaattaaatttttgtacaaattaaaattaattttaataaataatgttaattttttactctttataaatttttttacaattaaatataacattaacaattatcattttatattagaTTAATAACTGGAGACATTTtgataatcttcaatttctatcaattgaacaatttttttttatcttttttaaaaatattcaatttcatcgataataaataaaatcataaaatattacaattataaacaaattcattttacaaaaattaaatttttgtacaaaattaaaattgattttaataaataaggttaattttttattctttataaacatttttacaattaaatataacattaacaaatatcattttatattactttaataattaggggcattttggtaatctttaattccTATcacttaaacaaatattttttaaatctgtcatatcaatcaaattttacattaattctcacaaactttacttccaaatgcACTCTcaattactttcaaatccactcaaacaaacaacaaaatatttactcttaaattcattcaatcactctctccaAATCATCTTCTTCAAACATCTCAAGTGAACAAATCCTTTCAGATAACGAGATGGTTAAATCAGCGCATTTATATTTAAACCAACAGCGAATATCTCGCAAATCATCTTTTGCTATTCCTCATAAACAATATTTTCCTTGGAGTGAATACGGCGTTAATGATTGAGTGGCCTTTTCTGCTTCATTAGCTAAACTCTTAGAATCTCTAAATGATTTTTTAGCATagtattctttttttatatatatatttggtggAATTAGGGTCATCAGATTTTGAATCACTAATCAAATTAGtggaaccaggataaaaatcagATTCAGCTATCAAGAGACATGAGAGAgaattgattgacaacatgaaaaattaaaataatttaactataatttatataaggcttaaatataattttagttctaattttgatataaaattagaatttattatttttaaactttaactcaattgaatattaaattttaaaaataaataaatataatcttttattttaaatgtgttaaaaataaatttacatgtcaaatatgttttatgtattatttcaataaatttcaacttaaatattgatttaaaacaTCATTTAAAATCTACAATAAAATTAACGATATTAACTTAAAAAGATGGTATCCATTATTTTTTAGGTTTGGAGATTAAAatggattaaaatattaaattttgtgtccaaatttagaaattaaaaatatatttaattttttatataattacaaaataatttgaattatttatattactacaaaatgttattttaaaacaatagcGACTCTTGtttaacaagaaagaaaatcaattcatttatattcacATTCTGAATTATCAATTTTGAAAagcaaaataatttatatattaaaccaATGCGAGAGATTCATAATTTATTgctattatttgatattatttcaGTTTATACAAccatgaaaaaaagaaaaaaaaaaaaaagcaaaaatgtGTTATCAATGAAGACAACGGATGCAAAAATTTACTCAGAAAAACGTAAGGTACatgatgtaaaaaatattaaataaaattacctaACATTAGTTCTCTAAATTTTCTCTGTAACATAAGAAAGTATATGAAACAGTAAAAAACTGTATTTTCTTATGTAACGGTGTGATAGAATACGTTCCTTTTCAAACATGTTTaacaaacaatttcaaataCGTTTATCTATAAACAACAATTTAgtttgaataaattaatttataaaagctttaattttgaaattcatatttttaatttctgtaTTAGTTAAGTTagatgatataattattttttaaaatatttaaagaaaaagttgatcTTTTACTTAGGAGTTTCTCTTGCACCTTTAACTCTTTCTTCTTGCACCTCTAAATTTCTAATAAATGTCAACATTAACCTTCTAACATAAGATGAAAAGTTTTTCACTTTTGTCTATGCTAGGTAAAATGTTTTTCACTTGTTCTCTTTgttattaaagttattaaagTGCATATGACAAACACACACCACCACATTTAttcatctttcaaattttgcaaCCTAGTGTCGCGCACCTCCACCCCTTTCCTCTCACCTGTCGAATTTGATGAAGCTTTCTTTCTCATTACCCGAACTAAGATTGCTCTTCATCCTTGTGACACCACAAgtatatgtttgtttttgttgagatctctttattttcatttcaattttacaaTGTATATGGACGTAGAATAGGAGATTGGTGTGGTTTTGTTCCAAATCAGGTTGTTAGTTTTTATtggatttcaaaaattgattatGGGTTTATCGGATTTAGAACTAGATTTAAAATCTAACCAGAGtgtaatcaaatttcaaaaatcGGTGAAGGTATAACTAGATTTCGAAATTCGATAAAGACttaatcagattttgaaatttaatttctatattattttttctttttttgtttaacTGGGAAGGCAGATCTTTAGCTTGAACTATTTAAGTTTGCGTATTTATCAGGAGTAGTTACATTGCTAATAGGCATAAAATTAGTAGTACGTtaacttatttgttttaatatttgatgaATTTGTCTTACAAATATGACAAGAACACGAGGTACATCAATATATCATGTGAGAGTTCTTCATAAGGTGATCAGAGAAGGAGACTTACGACATCAGCTCGTAGAAGGAGTCGCCCTAAAGAAGTTGCAACATtacatgatgatgatgatgttgatgagGGGCATAACGATGTTATTGAGCAGCGTGATAATGTTGTTGAGCAGCATAAGATGTTGTTCAACAACACGATGGAGTAGGTGGATTTCCTAGATGTTCGTATGATGTCACTCTTGACGAGCTATGCATATCATGTTGCATATGCGTTGTGGCAAGACCAGGTTAGtacaatatttgaattttaatggTTGATGAGTTGTTTGAATGAACTTTAGATCTGATTGCTTTATGTAAGACTGAGGGAAGATCTACTTAGTCTccattgaaaaaattaaataaatttggaaCATGTCATGTGGCAATTCAACATTTTGTGTTGAAGTCTGGTTTGATGCTCCTAAATGATATTTCCTACTCTTACACTGACAATGGTTTGATATTGGTGTTCGTTAAGAGATGGCATAGGGAGACAAACAATTTCCATGTCCCGGTTGATGAGATGACCGTCACACTAGTTGACATGCTCACGCTGCTACAAATACCTATAGTGGGACAATTATGTCTGAATGAAACGTTGGACTTTTAAGAAGCTTGGTCTACTATCATGGATCTTTTAGTGTGGACCGTGCGAGGGCTACAATTGAGATGAGACAAGCATGTGATCCCCAAGTTAGGCTCAACTAGTTGAGAGATGTTTATAATGAATGTTGTGAGTAGCAACAATGGGAGTGTGTCGCCTGAACATACTTGTTACATCTAGTTGGATGCACTATTTTCACATATAAGAGTGCCACCTTGATCCATGTATCCTACTTGGTGATCTTCAAAGACTTGCATACAAGTGAAGGATAGGCTTGGTAAGTTGTTACACTAGCCCACTTCTATAAGTAGCTTGGTGATGCCAGCTTTGTTGGACAAAGCAATTAGTTGGATATCTCACTCTTTTACAAGTACAAATATATCTTGCACTTTGATTTCCTTTATGTTTTCATTATTGAccaaactttaattaatttttttataaagttatactttttttttgtaggGATGGAAAGGAGGCATCTTCTATCAACTTATGATGAAGATAGACCTCGTACCACACATTGGATGACAAGGAGGCCGGTTTCCAACCTACTTGAGGCTAGGGCACATTTGGATAGATTGACATATAATGGGGTCATCTGGTGCCCATATCAGTCACATTGGGTTAGTCATCCACTTTTAACAATCAATATGTTTTTTGGCTGGATCAAAGGTGGTATGATTGTTCACTAACATTTGCTTGAACACATGTTAAGGTAGTTTAGGTATAAACAGTCGATCTTGCCGTTGCTAAACGTTGTTTTAGAGGTTGACATAGTAACCATTGATGATTATTGGTTACGCTTTGCAGATCACGTGTTGGTGAATATATTGACATCCTCTCCATATGCTTGTGTTTAGGGATACCTATAGTGGTTTAGAAGGGTATTTCATTCCTATGTAATTCATGTTGTCGACGATGACAGACTGAGTCTTGCACCTTGACTTTAACGACATATCCTATATGACATTGTAGTTCGTAGTATATCGCCATCAAAAACTAGTTTGTTggtatgtaattatatattgtCCATATGTTAAAGACTAATTAcgaatattaattaattattttgtcatCGTGAATGCATTGATCTAACAGGTGCCTCGTGAGAATCTTATAGATAATGATTGTTTGTTGTGATGTCAGCGAGTGCATTGTAGCCTAGGGTCATAATAATGAGACCTTATAGATAGCTCTTCCAGGGACTGAAGAACATTTATGCAATAATAGAGGAGGTCGACATATACGTGACAAACGTTCATCATCATCTCGGTAACAACCTCTTATACTACGTATTTGGTTGTTCCgaaattttttaagtaatatttgGAATGTCagaaccttttttttatataattaaacaacTTTGCTCATTTTTACATAGTTACTATATTAATGGAGAGGATGTGAGTTTTTTTATCCATGAGAGTGGAACGCTTTGCAATGAATTAACAACAACTATGAATGTTCCTTTACACATCTGTTCACATTACACAAATATCAAGGCTCAAACAAGTCTACATAACTGGTATTAACGTCCAACAATTCTACAAATGTTTGCATCttacttatataaaaaagattatcACGCCCACACCTTTAGGTAATAATGGGTTGACGATATGATATTCACCATAGGTAAATGACAATCTTCTTGTAGGTGAACCTATAAAGTTAAAATTGGTAAATAGAACTTATTTTATAATGGAACAAGAATAATAACTTTACCTGCACAAAATGAGATCCATGAACATGTCCTATACATAGTAATCGATGTTGTCTTATATCAGAAGGTGATGTATTGTGTAGTGGAAAGATCGTATAATTATGATCATATGACAAATAGACTAAGATGACATTATATCGATTAGTAATAGCATAACCAATGTCTGGTATATTATCCACTTGTCCGTATTAGCCTCTAAGCAATGAAATAAATTGTTAGGAAAGAAAAAGGTGAGACATAATAAGTAAAGTGTCCACTGACTAAGTTCTTTAAACAAGTCATGTCGGATAAGGGGCCACTAATCTAACATAAGTACTTTCCTTTTGTGCATGCACAAATTTAGTCTTAGattgcattttgtttttttcgTGATGAAGtttcattaataaaatcttACTAGGTTTCATTGTTATAGTAGTATTTAAGATGAAACATGCGTCTACTTACTTTCAATTCAGGTTAATTCAAGTTACTACTCTTTTGTTAATTCAGGTTAATTCAAGTTACTACtcttttgttaattaatttgatatattacTTCGAATTAATAATACCGCGTGAATCATGCATTgcatttttgtttaatttgtattattataagctaaaaattttatataaataaagaaaatagtatatgtaaattaaataaaataaagtaattaaaaagtaaaccaCTAAACTATGAactttgtaaaatataaaaaaaaattaaacttaattttacattttgttGATAAACATCGTCACcttgaatatataaaatgtttaccATAATTTCTTTTAGAGTTGCAACATATATTAAGGAATAattctattttgaaatttaataaattcatataaatagttgagattcattattttatctttttctttattgtttacAATTACAAAACATTAGTTTTTCTTGTTACACATTAACTCTTAAAAACAGTTTGTAAAGTggttattttagtgtaaaaaaatcatcttccattttcCAAACATCCAAGTACAAATTTATTCTTCGATGGTTATTGATTCTTAGAGCACTAGaagataatttaataaataataaaacttatttgaATTTACTATTATGTAATACATGATAacaattttctttcaaaaaatttgGATAAGAAATACATTTATCATAAGTTGTGATAacaattttctttcaaaaaatttgGATAAGAAATACATTTATCATAAGTTGTGATTGGTGGATCTATAATAAATTCTTcactttaatcaatttaaaagttaataataattgtagacctataatataaaaatggtaTATCTTAACCCTCCATGAAAGTCATGTATTTGGCTTTTCTAAAAGCTTGTTTTTAACTcaatatataagtttattttagtttatataaacATAGCTTCTCTTCTGTTTTGCTGTTTTATTTCGGTCCAGGTTGTAGGACACTGCTTATGTTTGTACTGTCACACTAAAGCACTCCCATGCTCTTAAATGGAGCAACTTGCAAATTGTTGCATGAACAGAACGATGGTGCATAAAACTAAAGCAGAAGAAGGTCAAAAATAAGGAAGAAAGGGAAGATCATGAAGAATACAAAGTGTTACAAGAAGAGTGTACATTACAGCTATTACCTACAAAAATTTCAATTGACACCCTGCCTTCTGTGATTGAAAAGTGGTGGAGCCAATGAAAACGACCAAACAACTTTGGTAGTCTAAGCACTTTGTCTGTTCTCATTTCATATGAAACACTTTCGGACATAACccaaataatcaaacaataaCTACCAACTAATGCCTTAGGACTCTGCTAAGCTCTATTGAAGTTACAGAAATAATTAATCACCACATGGAAGGCACGTAAACTTGTTCTTTGAGGTTCTGAGTAGCACTTTCGGTAGGAAAACCTCTAACAGCACCAATAGTCCATTGGGCTATAATTCCTGCTGCAACAGCAAAGCGTAGTTGTCTCTCCAAAACATCTTGACTTTCAAACATCTGTGGGCAAGTAGTTAGCTTTCTTAAAATAGCAGCTACAATAGCATCACCTGAGCCAGTTCTATCACATGTGAACGGAGTTATGAGCACATCTTCAGTTCCAACCACAGATCCATCAAAAGAAGGGGTATAGTAGTGAATTCTAATGGTTCCATCGGTTACAAAGAGGAATTTAAGTCGATCATGCCACAAAGGTGCAACTTCTTCAGGAGTGTAATGGTAATACTCTTGTAAATTCTTGGTTTGTTCATAACTTTCAGCAAAGTATTGTGGCCTGTAATTTCTCTTCCTCTCGTAATATTCTTCATCTAGAAGGAATTCTAGCTCACTTCTTGAAACTTCAATTATGTCTGCTTCATTCCatgctttttttattatttctctaGTCTCATCGCGAGATCTCCACAGGGATAATGGCAGATTTAAATCAAAGAATACAAGACCACCAAACTTTCTTGTCCATTTAATTGCTCTGAATAGTGTTGATTCCATAGTGGGGCATGTTAGAACTTCTGAATTGAAATGGAAAATCCTAGCCTGCGGTAGTCCACACAAAAGAAGTCACAACAAACTCAGTGTACACTTCACACAACAAACAATGCAAAAGAGTCTCACTCTTGCTGCAACAAATCTATGAAGTTATAACACCCAAAGTAACAAATTCAATTTCCCTACCCAGTACATCCTATGACCATGGTTGAATTgtgataaaaattatgtatcGGAGAACTTATATTTTGCACTCTTTGTCCATCAATAATTTCCTTTAATCTTCCTCCATCTTAAATTATCATCTTTCTCACACTACTTGGTAAGCACACATTAAATTTCACCCATCCTTTTTGTACTGCATAAAAGATTACCTGCTATTCTCATCCCCTTTTCGTGGAAAGTGGAGCTTGTTCAAAATAAACACTTGGTGCCTCCACACTCAGCTTAATGATAATTGTTTACAGCATTAACAAGTCTATACATAATTGCTAAAAGCATTTTCAAGTCCAAGAAATATGCAGCTGCAATATTGAAAATCCCGTAACCAACCCAATCAAGAAATATTTATACCAAAGCTCATATCCAACTAGTCCCAACTGTAAATCTTTATGACTATAATTCTCAATCAACTTCCTCCAAAGTAAATTTTgcaataataatgttattatattacTGAAGGGTGATCTTTTCAGTTAGCTACAGGAGCTCCAATCCTGTTTCATGGTAAAAAGTATTGCAGAAAACAGAGCAATGGAGAAGCATGGGGGAATTCACATTATTTCCTTTCCCTCCAATTCAATAAAAGCCTTGATTGACTAGCTTGTTCAATTAAACTTCTAAACACATTCCTACGACAATAATTCATAGGCACATCAGTGAGTAGCGACTACAACAAACTAGGCCTAGACATAAAACACtagaagaatcaaaacaaataccTCTTTCAAAACTGCAAGGTTGAGTTCAGATGCAAGAAGTGAGTTCTCAGCAGAGTCCTTGACGGTCTCCATCTTCATCCCCCCCTCCTCAAACTTCACCTTCATATATGCGCACCCTGTCCTGCGGCCCTCATCAAACTTAACCCCTCTTGTCTGCACCCTCTCCTTGTTCATTGTCAGCACCAAATCCTCCCCGAACTCGTCCCTACCAACCTTCCCCAAAAACGCGGCACGCCCCCCAAGCCGCACGTGCGCCACCGCCACGTTAGACGGCGGCCCCCCCGGCGCCCGTGCAAACTCTGGTGGCTTCCACTGCAGCATCTTCCATTCCGAGTATTTGTCCGGATGCATCGGGTACATCTGCACCCGCACCCCAGGGATGAACTCCCTCTGCGCCGCACCGAAGCAGCACACCAGCGGCGGATCCTCGTAGGGGAAGTCGATGCCGTCGTCGTAGTCGAACAGCTCGTCGTCCTCTGAAGGTTGTTCCTTCTTGGCCTCTGCGTTTTGGTGTTCCCGCGTGTCGTTTGCGGGTGGTGTTTCGGGTTGTGAGGGTTTTTTCTTTCGGCCGCGTCGTTTAGGGGTTGGGGACTCGACGGTGGAGCGTGTCGTTTTGAGTGTGCGCGTCGTTCTGAAGAAAAAGCGTTTGGGTGGGGTTGGAGAGTGAGGGAATGGAAGAGAGAGTagaaggtggtggtggtgaagggACGCCATTTTTTGGTTGATGGAAGTGATCGTTAGCAGGGTTATCAGTGATGTTGGTTTTTCGGCTCTGTGAAGGGCGTTATCGGGTCAAGCTAGCTGGTTCAAAAGAACAGGGTAGGAATGGGTTTTCGCTGGATGTTTTACAGTAGATGTTTTAGATGTTTGTTAAAAGAGCAAGGATAGCTCTCACATTTAGTAGaggtaaaatgattttaaaacataaatttttaaaaaatagaaaacaagaaacaaggaagataatatcaaataaatttaaaaataattatgcatgtcaaaattttgatttgagggagatgatttgaatggatttgagtcgATTTGAGGgcaatttttttgttgttttttgagtggatttgtgagTATTTGAGAGTGGATTTTGAAGTAAAGtgtgtgagaattagtataggatttgattgatgtaatagattttaaaaatgagtttaattggtagaaattaaagattaccaaaatgcccctagttataaattataatattaaaataattataaaaaaaactgaaaaataagtttgcataataaatataaaaaaaaaaaaatctgtaaccggttacgcaaacgcgtaaccggttacatgTGTGTCACCAAAATTAATAAGCTCCTGTAACCGGTTACATGCttctgtaaccggttacgccaCCCCCTAGTGTTTCATACTCCTGTAACCGGTTACGACTCTCCTGTAACCGGTTACGACTCtcctgtaaccggttacgctcCTTGTGTTGCGTATCAAGTGAAGGGCACATACGACTTTTCATCAACAATCCACGCAAATCTCTTCAATTTTGCGAGTGATGAAAATGGAGTGCGTCCCGCAAATCCATCCTCGATGATCCGTTCATTTCAGCTCAAACAAACAATCATGCATTGATAAATCGTCGCTCTCAAATTTGCATGAACAGTACAATCTGTTTATGCGAACACAGGCTAAAAAAAATCCTCCAACTTTATGATccactatttttatattttattattatatttttatttttattgttcttatattattattattattattattattattatgtactTTACACTtcactttaataatataataatatatattaaagttttaaattaaaagataaaataaatttaattaaaatattattattttaggttattaaatgattattattattggtgatttttattttcatcgaATTTATTTGAAGGgaactcatttttcttttatgttcaTCATAGTTCTAATTTtggtaatttatgttcaatttgatttctttttataacGTCTAAATTGTTAACGATAAATTGAACATGTTGACAGTGTTTGAATGAGTCATTCGATTGTTGCTTACATGATTATCATGTCTAGTGAGAATTGCTTACACGGCTGACTCAATAGACAATGACGAGTTCAGCCAAACAAGCTCAGCCACAGGAGTTCGACAACAATAGCTAGCCCACACAAGCTCGGCCACATAAGCTTGGTCATAGGAGCTCGGTCACAAAAGCTCGTCCACAAGAGATCAGCCACATGATCTCATGCTCATGACCATAAATATAGGAGCTC harbors:
- the LOC108322596 gene encoding fructokinase-like 1, chloroplastic, whose amino-acid sequence is MASLHHHHLLLSLPFPHSPTPPKRFFFRTTRTLKTTRSTVESPTPKRRGRKKKPSQPETPPANDTREHQNAEAKKEQPSEDDELFDYDDGIDFPYEDPPLVCCFGAAQREFIPGVRVQMYPMHPDKYSEWKMLQWKPPEFARAPGGPPSNVAVAHVRLGGRAAFLGKVGRDEFGEDLVLTMNKERVQTRGVKFDEGRRTGCAYMKVKFEEGGMKMETVKDSAENSLLASELNLAVLKEARIFHFNSEVLTCPTMESTLFRAIKWTRKFGGLVFFDLNLPLSLWRSRDETREIIKKAWNEADIIEVSRSELEFLLDEEYYERKRNYRPQYFAESYEQTKNLQEYYHYTPEEVAPLWHDRLKFLFVTDGTIRIHYYTPSFDGSVVGTEDVLITPFTCDRTGSGDAIVAAILRKLTTCPQMFESQDVLERQLRFAVAAGIIAQWTIGAVRGFPTESATQNLKEQVYVPSMW